A stretch of Flavobacterium sp. N2270 DNA encodes these proteins:
- a CDS encoding superoxide dismutase, translating into MKNHVLVIVFSILFISCKNDNNLVEVQIPEPEIIDEKTSNFGNPNDIKTETGPFELVQLKYKFEDFSPNLDGRTMETHYSKHLLSHANKLNKIVAENKWSKKTKIEDILLNLDINNAELRKSAGGYYNHNLFFENLAPKSDLKPSDTLTMAIDKHFGSFDDFKQKFIATASNLNGSGWTWLILNKKGDLEIVTTINNDNPLMKDALIKGTPLFNIDTWEHAYYLQYQNRKLEYLKKVFELLNWDLISKKYESL; encoded by the coding sequence ATGAAAAATCATGTCTTAGTTATTGTATTTTCAATACTTTTTATTTCTTGTAAAAATGATAACAACCTAGTTGAAGTACAAATTCCTGAACCAGAAATTATCGATGAAAAAACTTCAAATTTTGGAAACCCAAATGACATAAAAACTGAAACCGGACCTTTTGAGTTAGTTCAACTAAAATACAAATTTGAAGATTTTTCGCCAAACTTAGATGGAAGAACAATGGAAACTCATTATTCTAAACATCTATTAAGTCATGCAAACAAATTAAACAAAATTGTAGCCGAAAACAAATGGTCGAAAAAAACAAAAATTGAAGACATTTTACTTAATTTAGATATAAATAATGCTGAATTAAGAAAAAGTGCAGGTGGTTACTATAATCATAATTTATTCTTTGAAAACTTAGCACCCAAATCTGACCTAAAACCAAGTGACACTTTAACAATGGCTATTGACAAACATTTTGGTTCGTTTGATGACTTTAAACAAAAATTTATTGCAACAGCATCAAACCTTAATGGTTCTGGATGGACATGGCTAATTCTTAATAAAAAAGGTGATTTAGAAATCGTTACAACTATAAATAATGACAACCCTTTAATGAAAGATGCTTTAATAAAAGGAACTCCTCTATTTAATATCGATACATGGGAACATGCCTATTATTTACAATATCAAAACAGAAAACTAGAATATCTAAAGAAAGTTTTTGAATTGTTAAACTGGGACTTAATCAGTAAAAAATACGAATCATTATAA
- a CDS encoding phosphatidate cytidylyltransferase yields MNETLKRALSGAVYIILLLSCILYSKESLAILFSILLVFGVYEFAKMTSVNFYAGIVIAGFSYYLLYNESYNVLINNCITIFTVLISARLLYFLFQKKDKEFDIVTQYLILIGYIIFPFILTNYVPIGQKGYNSDILISIFILIWTNDTFAYLVGKNFGKNKLFPSVSPKKTIEGFIGGLLFSVIGGILLAKYFIEAKYVYFWIIIAIIVSIFSTLGDLIESKLKRVAGVKDSGTIMPGHGGILDRLDSIIFVIPFINLFYLILRYVS; encoded by the coding sequence ATGAATGAAACATTAAAAAGAGCTCTTTCCGGAGCAGTTTATATAATTCTATTATTAAGCTGTATTTTATATTCTAAAGAAAGTTTAGCTATACTTTTTTCTATTTTATTAGTTTTTGGCGTTTATGAATTTGCAAAGATGACTTCTGTAAATTTTTATGCAGGAATAGTAATTGCAGGTTTTTCATATTATTTACTTTATAATGAATCTTACAATGTTTTAATTAACAATTGTATCACTATTTTTACTGTATTAATTTCAGCCAGACTTTTATATTTTTTATTTCAAAAAAAAGACAAAGAGTTTGACATTGTTACTCAATACTTAATTTTAATTGGTTATATAATTTTCCCTTTTATCTTAACGAATTATGTTCCAATAGGCCAAAAAGGCTATAATTCAGATATTCTTATTAGTATATTTATATTAATTTGGACAAATGATACTTTCGCTTATTTAGTTGGAAAGAATTTTGGAAAAAACAAACTATTCCCTTCTGTTTCTCCCAAAAAAACTATTGAAGGTTTTATTGGAGGACTACTATTTTCTGTAATTGGCGGAATATTATTGGCCAAATACTTCATAGAAGCTAAGTATGTTTATTTTTGGATTATAATTGCTATAATAGTAAGTATATTTAGTACTTTAGGAGACTTAATTGAGTCTAAACTAAAAAGAGTTGCTGGAGTTAAAGATAGTGGCACTATCATGCCCGGCCATGGCGGAATACTAGATCGATTAGATAGTATTATATTTGTAATTCCATTTATTAATTTGTTTTATTTAATTTTACGTTATGTTTCATAA
- the rocD gene encoding ornithine--oxo-acid transaminase — protein sequence MSVLEKMSSAEAIKLEDKYGAHNYHPLPVVLSKGEGVYVWDVEGKKYYDFLSAYSAVNQGHCHPKIVNAMMEQAKTLTLTSRAFYNNKLGVYEEYITKYFGFDKVLPMNTGAEAVETALKICRKWAYEKKGINENEAQIIVCENNFHGRTTTIISFSNDENARKNFGPYTAGFIKIAYDDLDALEKAITSSKNIAGFLVEPIQGEAGVYVPSEGYLAKAKALCEANNVLFIADEVQTGVARTGQLLAVDHENVHPDILILGKALSGGAYPVSAVLANDEVMNVIKPGQHGSTFGGNPIAAAVAMAALDVVKDEKLAENAEKLGKLFRSELAKFIETSSVATLVRGKGLLNAVVINDTEDSETAWNICMALRDNGLLAKPTHGNIIRFAPPLVMNEEQLLDCVSIIVNTLKQFEK from the coding sequence ATGTCAGTTTTAGAAAAAATGAGTTCAGCTGAAGCAATTAAATTAGAAGACAAGTACGGAGCACACAATTATCACCCACTCCCTGTTGTTTTAAGTAAAGGTGAAGGTGTTTATGTTTGGGATGTAGAAGGTAAGAAATATTACGATTTTTTATCGGCTTATTCAGCAGTAAATCAGGGACATTGTCATCCAAAAATTGTAAATGCAATGATGGAGCAAGCAAAAACATTGACTTTAACTTCAAGAGCATTTTATAACAATAAATTAGGTGTTTACGAAGAATATATAACAAAATATTTTGGCTTTGATAAGGTTTTACCTATGAATACAGGTGCCGAAGCGGTTGAAACAGCGTTAAAGATTTGTAGAAAATGGGCTTATGAAAAGAAAGGAATTAATGAAAATGAAGCACAAATAATTGTTTGCGAAAATAATTTCCACGGAAGAACAACAACCATTATTTCGTTTTCAAATGATGAAAATGCACGTAAAAATTTTGGTCCTTATACAGCTGGATTTATTAAAATTGCTTATGATGATTTAGATGCTTTAGAGAAAGCAATTACATCTTCAAAAAATATCGCAGGATTCTTAGTTGAGCCTATTCAAGGTGAAGCAGGAGTTTATGTGCCAAGTGAAGGTTATTTAGCTAAAGCTAAAGCGTTATGTGAAGCTAATAATGTATTGTTTATTGCAGATGAAGTGCAAACTGGAGTTGCTAGAACAGGTCAATTATTAGCTGTAGATCATGAAAACGTGCATCCTGATATTTTAATATTAGGAAAAGCGCTTTCTGGTGGAGCTTACCCAGTTTCTGCAGTTTTAGCTAATGATGAAGTTATGAATGTTATAAAACCGGGTCAACACGGTTCAACATTTGGTGGTAACCCAATTGCTGCTGCTGTTGCAATGGCTGCTTTAGATGTGGTTAAGGATGAAAAATTAGCAGAAAATGCTGAGAAACTAGGGAAATTATTCCGTTCAGAATTAGCTAAATTTATTGAAACAAGTTCTGTTGCTACATTAGTAAGAGGTAAAGGTCTTTTAAATGCGGTTGTAATTAATGATACTGAAGATAGTGAAACTGCTTGGAATATTTGTATGGCTTTACGAGATAATGGTTTATTAGCGAAACCAACACATGGTAATATTATTCGTTTTGCTCCACCATTGGTTATGAATGAAGAGCAATTATTAGATTGTGTTTCTATAATTGTTAATACTTTAAAACAATTTGAGAAATAA
- a CDS encoding lactate utilization protein has product MSLFRKIFGSSSETSNSEKDKEQKSPYTPEVNLPVDEMFTHHFQKNGGKFIYCENLEEVSENFLNILEENDWFECNVLCYEPALNHLIEENKLGIVKNTDEANFFFSTCESLIADDGSILFSSNQLKHNKPNELPINMVVFATTSQLVPNKGDGMRHMNKKYNREYPTNITTIKFFEEAKEEDFLHYGSCHKNLYLLLLEDL; this is encoded by the coding sequence ATGAGTCTTTTTAGAAAAATTTTTGGAAGCTCAAGTGAAACTTCAAATAGTGAAAAGGACAAAGAACAAAAAAGTCCTTACACTCCTGAGGTTAATTTACCTGTGGACGAAATGTTTACTCACCATTTTCAAAAAAATGGTGGCAAATTTATATATTGCGAAAACCTAGAAGAAGTTTCTGAAAATTTTTTAAATATTTTAGAAGAAAATGACTGGTTTGAATGTAATGTTTTATGTTATGAACCTGCGTTAAACCATTTGATTGAAGAGAACAAACTAGGCATTGTTAAAAACACTGATGAAGCCAATTTTTTCTTTTCAACTTGTGAAAGTTTAATTGCTGATGATGGTTCAATATTATTTTCTTCAAATCAACTAAAGCATAATAAGCCCAATGAACTTCCTATTAATATGGTAGTTTTCGCAACCACTAGCCAACTTGTTCCTAATAAAGGTGATGGAATGAGGCATATGAACAAAAAATATAACAGAGAGTACCCTACTAATATTACTACCATAAAATTCTTTGAAGAAGCAAAAGAGGAAGATTTTTTACATTATGGAAGTTGCCATAAAAACCTTTACTTACTTCTGTTAGAAGATTTATAG
- the ftsH gene encoding ATP-dependent zinc metalloprotease FtsH: protein MSDNKKNSKFKLSPWAIYGLIIGLFLLINIFGNGFDFNSPKQTTLSKFYQYLDSNQVEKVVFSNTKASIILKKEALTTKTHSKVKDGTFGKINEKGPHYIIEIGNSELFQKTLEEARQKGLISEYEKEPESAWGEIISLLLPIILIVGLWVFMMRRMSGGSGGGGGQIFSIGKSKAKLFDEKNDVKVTFENVAGLEGAKEEIEEIVEFLKNPEKYTSIGGKIPKGALLVGPPGTGKTLLAKAVAGEAKVPFFSLSGSDFVEMFVGVGASRVRDLFKQAKEKSPAIIFIDEIDAVGRARGKSNMSGGNDERENTLNQLLTEMDGFGTNTNVIVLAATNRADVLDKALMRAGRFDRQIYVDLPDVRERKEIFEVHLKPIKKEEELDTEFLAKQTPGFSGADIANVCNEAALIAARKNKKAVNKQDFLDAVDRIVGGLEKKNKIVTPAEKRAIAIHEAGHATVSWMLEHAAPLVKVTIVPRGQSLGAAWYLPEERLIVHPEQMLDEMCATMGGRAAEKVIFNKISTGALSDLEKVTKQARAMVTIYGLNDKLGNVTYYDSSGQSEYNFSKPYSEETARIIDKEISELIEGQYDRAIQLLEENKDKLNQLADILIEKEVIFKDDLEAIFGERTFNKDIETNTEE from the coding sequence ATGTCAGATAATAAAAAAAATTCGAAGTTTAAACTTAGTCCTTGGGCTATTTACGGACTTATTATAGGTTTATTTTTACTTATCAATATATTCGGGAATGGCTTTGACTTTAATAGTCCTAAACAAACAACATTATCTAAATTTTATCAATATTTAGATTCAAATCAAGTTGAAAAAGTTGTTTTTTCAAATACTAAAGCCTCAATAATCTTAAAAAAAGAAGCTTTAACTACAAAAACACATTCTAAAGTTAAAGATGGTACTTTTGGAAAAATAAACGAAAAAGGACCTCATTATATCATTGAAATTGGAAATAGTGAACTATTTCAAAAAACACTAGAAGAAGCTAGACAAAAAGGATTAATTTCAGAATATGAAAAAGAACCAGAAAGTGCTTGGGGAGAAATAATATCATTGTTACTTCCTATAATACTTATAGTTGGACTTTGGGTATTCATGATGAGAAGAATGTCTGGTGGTTCTGGAGGCGGAGGCGGTCAAATATTTAGTATTGGTAAATCAAAAGCTAAATTATTTGATGAAAAAAATGATGTTAAAGTTACGTTTGAAAACGTAGCAGGACTTGAAGGTGCAAAAGAAGAGATTGAAGAAATTGTTGAATTCCTTAAAAATCCAGAAAAATATACATCAATTGGTGGTAAAATACCAAAAGGAGCATTACTAGTTGGACCTCCAGGAACCGGTAAAACATTATTAGCAAAAGCCGTTGCTGGCGAAGCAAAAGTTCCTTTCTTTTCTTTATCAGGATCAGATTTTGTTGAAATGTTCGTTGGTGTTGGTGCTTCTCGAGTAAGAGATTTATTCAAACAAGCCAAAGAAAAATCTCCTGCAATTATTTTTATTGATGAGATAGATGCAGTAGGTAGAGCCCGTGGTAAAAGCAACATGTCAGGCGGAAACGATGAAAGAGAAAACACATTAAACCAGTTATTAACTGAAATGGATGGTTTTGGAACAAATACAAATGTTATTGTACTAGCAGCAACAAATAGAGCTGATGTTTTAGACAAAGCATTAATGCGTGCAGGACGTTTTGATAGACAAATTTATGTTGATTTACCGGATGTTAGAGAACGTAAAGAAATTTTTGAAGTTCACTTAAAACCTATAAAAAAAGAAGAGGAATTAGATACCGAATTTTTGGCAAAACAAACACCTGGTTTTTCGGGAGCAGATATTGCTAATGTTTGTAACGAAGCAGCTCTAATTGCTGCTCGTAAAAATAAAAAAGCAGTAAACAAACAAGATTTCTTAGATGCTGTTGATAGAATTGTAGGTGGATTAGAAAAGAAAAATAAAATTGTTACTCCTGCAGAAAAAAGAGCGATTGCTATACACGAAGCAGGTCATGCAACTGTAAGTTGGATGCTTGAACATGCAGCACCACTTGTAAAAGTGACTATTGTTCCTAGAGGGCAAAGTCTTGGAGCAGCATGGTATTTACCAGAAGAACGTTTAATTGTTCATCCAGAGCAAATGTTAGATGAAATGTGTGCTACTATGGGAGGAAGAGCAGCTGAAAAAGTTATTTTCAATAAAATTTCAACCGGAGCTTTAAGTGATTTAGAAAAAGTTACAAAGCAAGCTCGCGCAATGGTAACTATTTATGGATTAAATGATAAATTAGGAAACGTTACTTATTACGACTCTTCAGGTCAAAGTGAATATAATTTTTCAAAACCTTATTCTGAAGAAACAGCTCGAATTATAGATAAAGAAATCTCTGAATTAATTGAAGGTCAATATGACAGAGCAATTCAACTTTTGGAAGAAAATAAAGATAAACTAAATCAATTAGCTGATATTTTAATTGAAAAAGAGGTAATATTTAAAGATGATTTAGAAGCAATATTTGGAGAAAGAACTTTCAATAAAGACATTGAAACTAATACTGAAGAATAA
- a CDS encoding CUB domain-containing protein produces MIKKILLILFYCFSTLTCYAQTWEITPNNQFDSFFQEAYTTYPSIPRGILESIAYTKTHIQHIEPEYGIPSCTGLPYHFGVMGLVENGKNYFRNSLEKVASISKYSAKDIKNDPRINILAFAKAYNELLEINNLKNEPIQKQLKVIDELSEIPNNQNTANNFAFDTQVYSILKNLLDPKFQEAYNLPKYEFSLEEVFGAENFKILNSTNVLINNEIINGQRYNSNYSRLAPPCNDVSGSFPYTVLSAAADPSNYSSRSGTAITHVTIHTMQGSYAGAISWFQNPSANVSAHYNMRASDGQITQSVCEIDKAWHVSNSNPYAVGIEHEGYIDDPTWYTNVMYQKSAVLTKDIAARNGIPIIRTYDKNGDIGVNSISDGCFKIKGHQHFPSQTHVDPGPYWDWNRYYDLINDAVSATSITYTACSGTIYDSGGSTGNYGNDERIFYKIQPTGATSVTLNFTSLNLETNYDYLYIYDGDSHNDPLLTVLNGTTLPPSITANSGKMLLEFRTDCATVASGWVANYSCNSNTVACEMPTGLNESNMNHNSVQLNWNTVTGALSYEISFKQTLESTPTIYTSTTNSKVISGLAAGGQYIWTVKSVCGAGVKSIANSNEFTNSSTITNIVDTNCSGTFTDTGGILGGYTNNENYTYTISPTGASSVTLSFSAFNIENNYDFIRIYDGPTTASTLLGTYTNTNTPPNITSSGGSLTIKFTSDNATTKSGWVANWTCASSCSLPSTPTLSLSPTTICSGESSTLTITGNLNDATQWNVYSGSCGGTLVGSTASSTFSINPTSTTTYYVRGNGGCVSGGSCASITLNVTTAPEINISGNGTSILSGDSTPALIDDTDFGLINSTTITKTYTIDNINGYADLNISSIVVSGTNASNFTVGNITLPKIIAVGNSTTFTVTFTPTDIGSRTAIITVNNNDCDESAYSFTVLANLNCGDITTTWNGSSWNNGNPALTKAIIFSGNYSSTGSILGCSATLTSNAQVTINTNHTLILNDAITVNSGSLLTIENNGALRQVNDVANSGNTIVKRNSTPMVRLDYTAWSSPVLNQELQAFSPNTLSNRFYEYLYTGTTTATAYQTVNSSNNFESGKGYLIRVANNWSTSTPTTYNGQFNGVPANGTMNIPVGIGYNLLGNPYASPISGNSFLGQNPSINALYFWTHTVAASGGTYPANNFASYTTLGGTAAAAGGLIPNGTINTGQGFYINKSTAGNALFKNNQRVNAATSSQFFRTIEEPETHRFWLNLNDDTTNYNQILIGYTENASHGIDAQIDGEVLDKSQSYLFNIINDDEYVIQGRGLPFSDEDIVPLGIEIKSSGNYSIAFENADGLFSNQEIYLKDNQTNTIHNIKENTYSFYSVSGNTTNRFEIVYKNVVLGNEDFELNQLQVYSANEIISVHSKNETIKEIIVFDIIGRVLFHKKNVDSNTFEIRNLTTQNQTLLVKVTSSSNKEKTVKIMH; encoded by the coding sequence ATGATAAAAAAAATACTATTAATACTTTTTTATTGTTTCAGTACTCTTACATGTTATGCTCAAACTTGGGAAATTACTCCAAACAATCAATTTGACTCTTTTTTTCAAGAAGCTTATACTACCTATCCGTCTATTCCAAGAGGAATCCTTGAATCTATAGCTTACACCAAAACACACATTCAACATATTGAACCAGAATATGGAATTCCAAGTTGTACCGGATTGCCTTATCATTTTGGAGTTATGGGTTTAGTTGAAAATGGAAAAAATTATTTTAGAAATTCGCTTGAAAAGGTAGCATCAATTTCAAAATATAGTGCAAAAGACATAAAAAACGATCCTAGAATTAACATTCTTGCTTTCGCGAAAGCATATAATGAATTGTTAGAAATTAATAATCTGAAAAACGAACCTATTCAAAAACAACTAAAGGTTATTGATGAATTATCTGAAATTCCAAATAACCAAAATACAGCTAATAATTTTGCTTTTGACACACAAGTCTATTCTATATTAAAAAATTTATTAGATCCGAAATTTCAAGAAGCTTATAATTTGCCAAAATATGAATTCAGTCTTGAAGAAGTTTTTGGTGCTGAAAATTTTAAAATATTAAACTCAACGAACGTTTTAATTAATAATGAAATAATAAACGGACAACGATATAATTCTAATTATAGTCGATTAGCTCCGCCGTGTAATGATGTCTCTGGAAGTTTTCCCTATACGGTTTTGTCAGCTGCTGCAGATCCTTCTAATTATAGCTCAAGAAGTGGAACCGCAATTACTCACGTTACAATTCATACGATGCAAGGTTCCTATGCTGGTGCTATTTCTTGGTTTCAAAATCCTTCAGCAAATGTTTCTGCTCATTATAATATGAGAGCTTCAGATGGACAAATTACTCAATCAGTTTGTGAAATTGATAAAGCTTGGCATGTTAGTAATTCAAACCCATACGCAGTTGGAATTGAACATGAAGGATACATTGACGATCCAACTTGGTATACAAATGTAATGTATCAAAAATCGGCAGTTTTGACCAAAGATATTGCAGCTAGAAATGGAATTCCAATTATTAGAACATATGATAAAAATGGTGATATTGGTGTAAATTCGATAAGTGATGGCTGTTTTAAAATAAAAGGACATCAGCATTTCCCATCACAAACACACGTTGATCCAGGACCTTATTGGGATTGGAACAGGTATTACGATTTAATTAATGATGCTGTAAGTGCAACTTCGATAACTTACACAGCTTGTAGCGGAACTATTTATGATTCTGGAGGTTCAACTGGAAATTATGGAAATGACGAACGTATTTTTTATAAAATTCAACCAACAGGTGCAACAAGTGTAACCTTAAATTTCACTTCCTTAAATTTAGAAACAAATTATGATTATTTATACATCTACGATGGAGATTCTCACAATGATCCATTACTAACTGTATTAAACGGTACAACACTACCTCCAAGTATTACAGCTAATAGTGGAAAAATGCTACTTGAGTTTAGAACAGATTGTGCGACAGTAGCATCTGGATGGGTTGCTAATTATTCATGTAACTCTAATACAGTAGCTTGCGAAATGCCAACAGGATTGAACGAAAGCAACATGAATCATAATAGTGTACAATTAAATTGGAATACTGTTACAGGCGCATTGAGTTATGAAATATCATTTAAACAAACTTTAGAGTCTACTCCTACTATTTATACTTCAACTACTAATAGTAAAGTTATTTCTGGTTTAGCTGCTGGTGGACAATACATTTGGACTGTAAAATCTGTTTGTGGTGCTGGTGTCAAATCAATAGCTAATTCAAATGAGTTTACAAATTCTAGCACTATAACCAATATTGTTGACACAAATTGCTCTGGAACTTTTACCGATACTGGAGGAATTTTAGGAGGTTATACGAATAACGAAAACTATACTTATACTATTTCACCAACTGGTGCTTCATCAGTTACATTATCGTTTAGTGCTTTTAATATTGAAAACAATTACGACTTCATTCGCATATATGATGGTCCAACAACAGCTTCTACTCTACTTGGAACATACACCAATACAAACACACCTCCAAATATCACTTCTTCTGGAGGAAGTTTAACAATTAAATTTACTTCTGATAATGCTACAACAAAATCGGGTTGGGTAGCTAATTGGACATGTGCTTCGTCTTGCAGTTTACCAAGTACTCCAACATTATCTTTAAGTCCAACAACAATTTGTTCAGGAGAATCGAGTACACTTACAATTACAGGAAATTTAAATGATGCTACGCAATGGAATGTTTATTCTGGTTCATGTGGAGGAACTTTAGTCGGTTCAACGGCTAGTTCTACTTTTAGTATTAACCCAACAAGTACGACTACCTATTATGTTCGAGGAAATGGCGGTTGTGTTTCAGGAGGAAGTTGCGCTTCAATTACACTTAATGTAACAACCGCTCCGGAAATTAATATTTCTGGAAACGGAACTTCAATTCTAAGTGGAGACTCAACACCTGCATTAATTGATGATACTGATTTTGGCCTAATCAACAGTACAACAATCACCAAAACATATACTATTGATAATATAAATGGTTATGCTGACTTAAATATTAGTTCAATTGTAGTTTCTGGGACAAATGCTAGTAATTTCACAGTTGGAAACATCACTTTGCCAAAAATAATCGCAGTTGGAAACTCAACCACATTTACAGTTACATTTACTCCAACAGACATTGGTTCTAGAACAGCAATTATTACTGTTAATAATAATGATTGTGATGAAAGCGCATATAGTTTTACTGTTTTAGCCAATCTAAATTGTGGCGATATTACAACCACTTGGAACGGTTCTAGTTGGAATAACGGAAATCCTGCACTTACAAAAGCAATTATTTTTAGTGGAAATTATTCTTCAACTGGAAGTATATTAGGTTGTTCTGCAACATTAACATCTAATGCTCAAGTTACAATTAACACCAATCATACTTTGATTTTGAATGATGCTATTACAGTTAATTCAGGTTCATTATTAACAATTGAAAATAACGGAGCCTTGCGTCAAGTAAACGATGTAGCCAATTCTGGAAATACAATAGTAAAAAGAAATTCAACTCCAATGGTTCGTTTGGATTATACCGCTTGGTCATCTCCTGTTTTAAATCAAGAATTACAAGCTTTTTCACCTAATACGTTATCGAATAGATTTTACGAATATTTGTACACCGGAACAACAACTGCAACCGCTTATCAAACAGTTAATTCTTCTAATAATTTTGAATCAGGAAAAGGATATTTAATTAGAGTCGCTAATAATTGGTCAACATCTACTCCAACAACTTATAACGGACAATTTAATGGTGTTCCTGCAAACGGAACTATGAATATTCCTGTTGGAATAGGCTATAATTTATTAGGTAATCCATATGCTTCACCAATAAGTGGAAACTCGTTTTTAGGGCAAAACCCTTCAATAAACGCATTGTACTTTTGGACACATACAGTGGCTGCTTCTGGCGGAACTTATCCTGCAAACAACTTTGCTTCTTATACCACTTTAGGCGGAACAGCAGCCGCAGCTGGAGGTTTAATTCCTAATGGAACAATTAATACAGGGCAAGGTTTTTACATAAATAAATCAACTGCTGGAAATGCTTTGTTTAAAAATAACCAAAGAGTGAATGCTGCAACAAGTTCGCAATTTTTTAGAACTATTGAAGAGCCTGAAACACATCGTTTTTGGTTAAATTTAAATGATGACACAACCAATTACAATCAAATTCTTATTGGTTATACCGAAAATGCTAGTCATGGTATTGATGCACAAATTGATGGTGAAGTATTAGATAAAAGTCAGTCGTATTTGTTTAATATAATTAATGATGATGAATATGTAATTCAAGGTAGAGGTTTGCCTTTTTCAGATGAAGATATTGTTCCTTTAGGAATTGAAATCAAATCTTCTGGAAACTATTCAATTGCTTTTGAAAATGCAGATGGTTTATTTTCTAATCAAGAAATATATTTAAAAGACAATCAAACAAATACAATTCACAATATTAAAGAAAATACGTATTCTTTTTATTCTGTTTCAGGCAATACAACAAATCGCTTTGAAATAGTTTATAAAAATGTAGTTTTAGGAAATGAAGATTTTGAATTGAATCAACTTCAAGTTTATTCTGCAAATGAAATTATTTCAGTTCATTCAAAAAACGAAACAATTAAAGAAATAATTGTATTTGATATTATTGGTAGAGTGTTATTTCATAAAAAGAATGTTGATTCAAATACATTTGAAATTCGAAATCTAACAACTCAAAACCAAACTCTTTTAGTAAAAGTAACAAGCAGTTCCAATAAAGAAAAAACGGTAAAAATTATGCACTAA
- a CDS encoding phosphatidylserine decarboxylase family protein: MFHKEGSKIIFITLLLVVGVIFLSDAFITIIWLKSLILLLAIFFLVMVLQFFRNPKREIDNSDNHILAPVDGKVVVIEEVFEPEYFKDKRLMVSIFMSPINVHVTRYALNGVVKYSKYHPGKYLVAWHPKASEENERTTVVINNRVYGEVMYRQIAGALARRIVNYAEVGMRAIQGKDAGFIKFGSRVDLYFPIGTEINVKLNDVAVGGKTVISKKN; this comes from the coding sequence ATGTTTCATAAAGAAGGTTCAAAAATAATTTTCATTACATTACTTTTAGTTGTTGGTGTAATTTTTTTAAGTGATGCTTTTATAACTATTATATGGTTAAAAAGTCTAATCTTACTTTTAGCTATATTCTTTTTAGTAATGGTTTTACAATTTTTCAGAAATCCAAAAAGAGAAATTGACAATAGTGATAACCACATACTTGCCCCTGTAGACGGAAAGGTTGTAGTAATTGAAGAAGTTTTTGAACCAGAATACTTTAAGGATAAAAGATTAATGGTTTCTATATTTATGTCTCCAATAAACGTACATGTTACCCGTTATGCTTTAAATGGAGTTGTAAAATATAGCAAATACCACCCTGGAAAATATTTAGTAGCATGGCACCCAAAAGCTAGTGAAGAAAACGAAAGAACTACTGTTGTTATAAATAACAGGGTCTACGGGGAAGTAATGTATCGTCAAATTGCAGGAGCTTTAGCAAGAAGAATTGTAAATTATGCCGAAGTAGGAATGAGAGCGATACAAGGTAAAGATGCTGGTTTTATTAAATTTGGATCAAGAGTTGACTTATATTTCCCTATTGGAACAGAAATTAATGTAAAGTTAAATGATGTTGCTGTAGGAGGAAAAACTGTAATCTCAAAGAAAAATTAA
- a CDS encoding acyl-CoA-binding protein: protein MTREELEILFDEAFSNAQLIPQDSVPQDLQLVLYGLYKQATSGNTKSMHFQNTQDIRNAFKLNAWMQVKHLSIEQAMEQYIEIINNLMKERNI, encoded by the coding sequence ATGACAAGAGAAGAGTTAGAAATATTATTTGATGAAGCATTTAGTAATGCTCAATTAATACCACAAGATTCTGTACCACAAGATTTACAGTTGGTTTTGTATGGCTTATATAAACAAGCAACTAGTGGAAATACTAAAAGTATGCATTTTCAAAACACTCAAGACATAAGAAATGCATTTAAACTTAATGCGTGGATGCAAGTAAAACATCTTAGTATTGAACAAGCAATGGAACAGTATATTGAAATCATTAATAATTTAATGAAAGAAAGAAATATATGA